CGTAATTTGCTATATATGTCTTAGAGGTGATTAAGTAGGTGATAATTGTGTGCATTGTTAATATGTTGGAGACCACCCTAGTTAAGTAGATTAGGGAACGCAGAAAATTGTTAGATTTCGGTATCGGCGTAGTCGTAATGAAGAAGtcttggacttttttttttaatttaccctCCGAAAAATCAAGTCGGATAAAGAATATGTCCTAAACTTATGTCCAGTTTCGAGCTGGTGAGTTGGCCCGGTTCCGAGGCAGGTACGCATTGCCTAGCAGGCACCTCTCAGTTTTCAACTAATTTAGGAAACAGTAGCAAAAGTAGGTACGCATTGGTGTTTAAATGGTGTTGATCCCTGTAATGGCGCTCTGCAGGTAGAAATGTACGGGTGGGAGGTGTCACAGCTGGTCGCCCCCTAAACCCCTTCTCATAAAAACTTTAAATCTGAGACTGATCCCAcgtctgccctctggaagtgGCTTTTAGGGACTGGTCCGTTACTCTTTGTGCGTCCCGTGTATTAAAGCTTAGGAAGCTTTTTCTTTCGATTTAGGGCTGCCGACGCCGGAGTCAGTACCAATCCTCTCTTTGCCCGAAAGCCCTTCTCTACTCCACCCTAGGGACAAATCTCCTGGCTAGGAAAGAACCAGAAATATGTagtgggaaaagcagaaagctcaCAGACAACAACGTTTTTATTCCAACAAGCAAGATCCTGAGAATATGCTATCCCTTTGAACTAGAACGGTTTCATGTGCAATTCgtcttaataaaaaaaacaaacctatttACCATACCAGTTAAGGTATTACTTTCTACTATTcccagattttatttattcagtgttaaggggaaaaaaaaaaacaacacaacaaaacatcaaaaaaacgaaacccccaaaccccagacAACCTTCCCCCCCTTCTCCACTAACAAGACCCTCAACGCACACACAAATACCCACCCTTAAACTAAGCCCCGTAATACCGTTATTAGGTTTCCTATTGAGGAAATCCTagacaatatttatttttcaaagctctAGTTTCAGTGAGTTAGAACGCCAATCTTCTATGCGTTGAAGAAAGCGTCATTTGCAATTACCCATTTCCATTTTGAACAATTTTTGCTAAAGGTTTTCGAGATATAATGTAAAAATTACTGTAAGAAATAGATTAATCGAAAACAAGAGCAGCTCTCAGCCCGCCCCCATCTTGTACCCGCCAGTGGGCGGTTGGTGAATGAGCGCGCTTTCGAGGCGGGCTTTTCGAATTTGAAAGTATCCAATAATAACGGCGCATCGCTGCCAGCCAATCAGAGAGGGGAACATGCTATAAAATCCCCACGGCACCGGAGCGGCAGCATTCCGCAGCACCGGGTTCGAAGAGGCAGCTCAGTTCTTTCAGAGCGATGGCGCGTACGAAGCAGACGGCGCGTAAGTCGACGGGCGGGAAGGCGCCCCGCAAGCAGCTGGCCACCAAGGCGGCCCGCAAGAGCGCGCCGGCCACGGGCGGCGTGAAGAAGCCGCACCGCTACCGGCCCGGCACGGTGGCGCTGCGCGAGATCCGGCGCTACCAGAAGTCGACGGAGCTGCTGATCCGCAAGCTGCCCTTCCAGCGCCTGGTGCGCGAGATCGCGCAGGACTTCAAGACCGACCTGCGCTTCCAGAGCTCGGCCGTGATGGCGCTGCAGGAGGCGAGCGAGGCCTACCTGGTGGGGCTCTTCGAGGACACCAACCTCTGCGCCATCCACGCCAAGCGCGTCACCATCATGCCCAAGGACATCCAGCTGGCCCGCCGCATCCGCGGTGAGCGCGCCTGAGGCTCCTGCCACAGCCCCTCCCCTGTGATCCTTCATCCCCGCACCCTAAAGGCTCTTTTAAGAGCCACCACATTGCACAAGAGGGCTGTCACACTTGTCTTTTGATGCTTGGATGCAAGAATAAGTAATCCTGAAGTTACTTTTGCTTTTGAGGAATGTTTCGTAAGTACTAATATTCTTAGCATTTAGTTTGCTACCCATCCAACTTCCCTGACTCTGCTCAGCTGATTTCTCTGGACATTTGTCAAGAGGCTTCTGCAAGCAGGTACCACAATTCCACTGAAATATGTTTATAAGTTTTCCTAAGCAGTCATCTCAaactggtggggtggtgggttttgggaggtgggcttttttgttttgtggtggggtttttttgttgtttctttttctgagcaaTCTGTTGCATGCTGTTAGAGTGAGGGGATTGGAAATATCTAATGGACTATACAGAAAAAGTAACTGCAcaaatcagaggaaaaacactCAGATAaggtaaatgaaaaatacttttagttTAATAACCATGGCAAGagctataatttaaaaaaaaaaaaaaagtggagtaGGACAGAAAGCTTATGATAAttcttctacctcctccccagACTTGATACttcctgtaaaatattttacgAGCAGAgcaggtttttaattttaagcaatgTGGAGGACATAACTTGAGTTAGTATTGGAAGATAAGGTTCAAAGAggtttttattaaacaaaaaatgctgtaaatataCTCTATCATGGCTCTTACTAGGACATACTCTAAAAACACTAATACTGTATTAGATATGAGAGCTCTAATTCTCTaagatgaataaaacaaaagataagCCTGACGCATGGGATAAAAATGGGAAATTCAATAAATTAGTCTAATTGTGATTTACAGTCtcaattttgtttgctttatgaCTTTGAGGAAAGGCTGGAGTAGAAACCAAAGGAGAGCTtggaaaatgcaaagagaatCTGGTGGATTTTCTTGAAGTTTGCTCTCccattttccaaataaatggAGAGCACTGGCATGGGGAAAGTTTCATGGCTTTTCTTTGGGACCAAAACAGCTGGGGGAGAATGAAAGAGGCTATCAAGCCTCGGCAGCTTTGCAACGGATGAGAGGCCTGCAGGAAATACGCTTATATGGTTTTGAGAATTGAAGACAGTAATTTTGTTTGATGATAAAAGAAGGTGGAGTTATTAGAGGGATATACACAGAGGGATCAGGTCAGAATTTTCTAGAACTGAGTTGATTGAATAACGTTTTGTAGTCAGGAAGTTACAGTTGGCTTTTAGTTCACTTCAGTTTCTTGCTTGCTTGTGTGAAGCCTTGCAGACTCTAGCACTTCTGGTATTTCAGAGAAGTCACACTTTtattcatttagaaataaaatattcagattcCAAtgggttttgcttctttgttgTCACAGCATCTTTTCCTCTGCCCTTGATAATGGAGTCTGGCATCCCcaagacatttctgaaaatgttaccAGCCAAATTGGTCTGAAATGAAAGTTCAGGTGTTTGAGTAAGGCATCTGGGGAACCCTGCAAGAAGAAACATTGCACAGGAGGTAAAAGATAGTAGATACAGCTAAATTTCATAGCATAAAGATGTAGGTATagatgtatacacacacatacatattgtatatgtatatacacacacatccatgctttttccttcactcacaaattttaattcttctcaGTATCCATCCACCTCTGTCTCTTTCCCAGcaccctctgccccagcaccaTCCAGCTTTATCCAtctggctttattttttgtggttCCAGCAATACAATATGATAGATCAAATGAAAGAAGCTACTttgcagttggactagatggctGTTGTAAAgcccttccaactgaaatattctattctattaaTCTCTTTGTACATCACCACTTGTAGAGTAAGGGATGACAATTTTATAAAGTTGAAGTGCTTCTGCTGGAATAGCACAGAGACTGTGCCTATAAGTGTAATTTGAAAGGAATCATatgattataattttaaaattaactatttGTCTGGTACACTCAAAGACTTCAGAAGGTTCCATCCTGTTTGTTGCTCCACGTTTGCGGTGTATTATTAACTGAAATGACTTAAGTTTGTAGCTAGGTGCTGCTTTGAGGTGTTGAAGctttcaaggccaggttggaaggtgtccctgcccatggcaggggggttggaactagatgatctttaaggtcccttccaacccaaaccattctgtgaggTTAGCAAAGGTTACAATGGCTAAAACCTCAGTTTTGTTACAATTGTAAGTAAATAGTGAGGTAATAGTATGAACAAAAATGACCTTACCGGAACAGACACTGGTGCCTGCTTATAGTGCACACCCAGGTTCTGTAAGGAGCCCTCACTGATACCAGACTGTGGAATCTGCTTTCAAAAGTGAATAAGGAAATTATTAATCGTGACTGATAAGTAGTTAACATCTTGTCTATGTTCCCAGGCCTTGTATCAGTGCTATTCAGTAAATTTGCTACAAAGGATGGGATAGGATCTTATAGTGTTAACAAGGTGGTACTTCTTAGAAATAAGACAGagttcctttcccctctccctccccccttcctcccccctaACATTAAACATATTCTAGGATAATTGAACCAGTAGAAGCAAGGACTGAGGTTATGAGAACACAGAACTTTTGTGGCTTATTaggtttccttccctccccagcctgtaAGTGTAAAGTATCTTCTCACATCATGCTGCTTCTCAAGACAAGGGGAAATCTAAatgacatatttttcatttccaaaacctccccccccccccccgcataatttgggtttcttttattcttgttCACTATGAACTCAGAAAGGTTTTTAGTTTACATACAAATAGAGGCgaaatttatcttaaaaaaatgcatatatacgttctgtttgaaagacaaaaaaccccatatacTAGCTCCTCCGTCTATCACAGACTGCACAGCCATTCCATTCATCACTTGTCAATATTGCAGCTCTTTACTTCTATTGCAACCTGGTTTCAGAATAAGGCCGTGGGGATCAACAAACTCATCTGAGGGGCTTtatgtagaaggaaaaaaaaaaggaagaaagaaaccccaaaaccaaccttAATCTGGGCTGATTGCTATAGTTAGCGAGTCTTTTCACCTTTTCTCATCCATCAAAGTACGCTCTCT
This sequence is a window from Balearica regulorum gibbericeps isolate bBalReg1 chromosome 1, bBalReg1.pri, whole genome shotgun sequence. Protein-coding genes within it:
- the LOC142601394 gene encoding histone H3 → MARTKQTARKSTGGKAPRKQLATKAARKSAPATGGVKKPHRYRPGTVALREIRRYQKSTELLIRKLPFQRLVREIAQDFKTDLRFQSSAVMALQEASEAYLVGLFEDTNLCAIHAKRVTIMPKDIQLARRIRGERA